The Flavobacterium praedii genome window below encodes:
- a CDS encoding glycoside hydrolase family 97 protein, protein MIKKLILPVLLLSISIGNAQGKKTKSYELASPGGQNKIKFELVNNAPKYGVSHGKTEVISPSDMGFLLKNNENFSSNFEITNVKNSTFDETWEQVWGEKKNIRNHYNQLVVQLQQKDKNKRKLEIQFRAYDDGIAFRYVYPKQGTKDSVFIMDEKTTFNLKEEGKAWWIPAYKENRYEYLYQQSSINAIDTVHTPLTIESKNGLKLSFHEANLIDYASTTLVNTTGTQLKTDLVPWADGVKVRVKDTFTSSWRTIQIAEKSGDLIDSYLILNLNEPNKMGNPSYVKPYKYFGIWWAMHIGKYTFWEGDKQGATTAHAKEYIDFTAKEGLHHLLIEGWNKGWTQQWYENHMHMFSFTQCADNFDIEKVVEYGKEKGVELIGYHETGSNLINYMKQIDAGFALYKKLGIHTVKIGHVGSKLNMKEWHHGQFGVNYFRYVLQKAAEYDLAVFYHEPIKDTGERRTYPNMLAREAARGQEYNAWSEGNPPSHVVILPFTRMLSGPMEYTPGVLDVEIKQGYPGKRIHGTTAQQLAMYVTFYSPIQMLADLPENYAVPGYQFLKDVPTDWADTKVLNAEIGEYLTTVRKDQNSEDWYLGSMTNEKSRDLDVSLSFLDPKATYEAQIYADAEGTDETHNPSAVAISKKTVKASDVLKLHLGGAGGTAIRFKKL, encoded by the coding sequence CTCCTGGAGGTCAAAACAAGATAAAATTCGAATTAGTGAACAATGCACCAAAATATGGGGTGTCACACGGAAAAACTGAAGTGATATCACCTTCGGATATGGGGTTTTTGCTAAAAAACAATGAGAATTTCAGTTCTAATTTCGAAATAACAAACGTGAAAAATTCCACTTTCGACGAAACATGGGAACAGGTTTGGGGAGAAAAGAAAAACATCAGAAACCACTACAATCAGTTAGTGGTTCAATTACAACAAAAAGACAAAAACAAACGCAAACTGGAAATTCAGTTCCGTGCTTATGATGACGGAATTGCTTTTCGATACGTGTATCCAAAACAAGGAACAAAAGACAGTGTTTTCATTATGGATGAAAAAACAACTTTCAATCTAAAAGAAGAAGGGAAAGCTTGGTGGATTCCAGCTTACAAAGAAAATCGTTATGAATATTTGTATCAACAATCAAGCATAAACGCTATTGACACAGTTCATACACCTTTAACAATTGAAAGCAAAAACGGATTGAAACTAAGTTTTCACGAAGCAAATCTAATTGATTATGCGAGTACAACTTTAGTAAATACCACTGGGACACAATTAAAAACCGACTTAGTGCCTTGGGCTGATGGGGTGAAAGTAAGAGTAAAAGATACCTTCACTTCTTCTTGGAGAACTATTCAAATAGCTGAAAAGTCAGGAGACTTAATCGACTCTTATTTGATATTAAATCTAAACGAGCCTAACAAAATGGGTAATCCATCGTATGTGAAACCATATAAATACTTCGGAATTTGGTGGGCTATGCACATTGGAAAATACACTTTTTGGGAAGGAGATAAACAAGGAGCAACTACTGCTCATGCAAAAGAATATATTGATTTTACCGCCAAAGAAGGTTTACATCACTTATTGATTGAAGGCTGGAACAAAGGTTGGACGCAACAATGGTATGAAAACCACATGCACATGTTCAGCTTCACACAATGCGCTGATAATTTCGACATTGAAAAAGTCGTAGAATACGGAAAAGAAAAAGGAGTAGAGCTTATCGGATACCATGAAACAGGTTCGAATTTGATTAACTATATGAAACAAATCGATGCTGGTTTTGCCTTATACAAAAAATTAGGAATCCACACCGTAAAAATTGGTCACGTAGGTTCCAAATTAAACATGAAAGAATGGCATCACGGACAATTTGGAGTAAATTATTTCAGATACGTTTTGCAAAAAGCAGCCGAATATGATTTAGCCGTTTTTTATCATGAACCAATCAAAGACACTGGAGAACGCAGAACTTACCCAAATATGTTAGCAAGAGAAGCGGCACGTGGTCAGGAATACAACGCTTGGAGCGAAGGAAATCCACCAAGTCATGTTGTGATTTTGCCTTTTACAAGAATGCTGTCTGGACCAATGGAATATACGCCTGGTGTTTTGGATGTTGAAATCAAACAAGGTTATCCTGGAAAAAGAATTCACGGAACAACGGCGCAACAATTAGCAATGTATGTAACGTTTTATTCGCCTATCCAAATGTTAGCCGATCTTCCTGAAAATTATGCAGTGCCAGGCTATCAATTTCTAAAAGACGTTCCAACAGATTGGGCAGACACCAAAGTATTGAATGCCGAAATAGGAGAATACCTTACAACCGTTCGTAAAGATCAAAACAGCGAAGATTGGTATTTGGGAAGTATGACCAACGAAAAAAGCAGAGATTTAGATGTTTCATTGTCCTTTTTAGATCCAAAAGCCACTTACGAAGCTCAGATTTATGCGGATGCTGAAGGTACAGACGAAACACACAATCCATCAGCAGTTGCTATTTCCAAAAAAACAGTAAAAGCATCAGATGTATTGAAATTGCATTTGGGAGGAGCCGGAGGAACAGCAATTAGATTTAAAAAATTATAA
- a CDS encoding glycoside hydrolase family 3 C-terminal domain-containing protein — protein sequence MKINILYIILLLSIVPVLAQKQQQYPFQNPNLEIEKRIDNLLSLMTLEEKVAVLSTNPSVPRLGVVGTGHVEGLHGLALGGPGEWGGKGKKPVTTTTFPQAYGLGETWDVDLLQKVANIEGYEARYAFQKYHRGGLVVRAPNADIARDPRWGRTEESYGEDAFFNGTMTVAFVKGLQGNNPKYWQTASLMKHFLANSNEDGRTYTSSDFDERLWREYYSVPFRMGIIEGGSRAYMASYNKVNGVPAMVHPMLKKITQKEWAQNGIICTDGGAFRLLLSDHKYYPDSYLGAAAAVKAGINQFLDDYKEGVDGAISKGYLTEKEIDEVIRGDFRVMIKLGMLDATDSNPYAKIGTGKDTIDPWKSDAHKKLALEATLKSIVLLKNDPAKQLLPLQKEKLKTVAVIGLHADEVLLDWYSGTPPYMITPLKGIKNKLGDKVEILFAKNNADGKAATIAKKADVVIVIVGNHPVCNAGWNDCPIPSEGKESVDRQSLTLEQEDLIKIAYQANPNTVVALISSFPYAINWAQEHIPAIVHMTQNSQELGTALADVLFGDYNPAGRLTQTWVAAITDLPDLLDYNIRNGRTYMYFQGKPLYAFGHGLSYTSFTYNTITTNKETLEKDKNLTVSVSVTNTGKRDGEEVVQLYVKSIDSAIPQPIKALKSFQRIFLKAGETKTVALTLKAKNLEYWNTTKQQFELEKGQIEIQVGSASDAILLTKKITVK from the coding sequence ATGAAAATAAATATCCTATATATCATTCTTCTACTGTCGATTGTACCAGTTTTGGCACAAAAACAACAGCAATACCCTTTTCAAAATCCAAATTTGGAAATCGAAAAGCGTATTGATAATCTATTGTCATTAATGACTTTGGAAGAGAAAGTAGCGGTATTAAGTACCAATCCTTCCGTTCCCAGATTAGGAGTTGTCGGTACTGGTCATGTCGAAGGATTACACGGATTAGCATTAGGTGGACCAGGCGAATGGGGAGGAAAAGGCAAAAAGCCAGTTACCACCACCACTTTCCCGCAAGCCTATGGTTTGGGAGAAACTTGGGATGTCGATTTGCTTCAAAAAGTGGCAAATATTGAAGGATACGAAGCACGTTACGCCTTTCAGAAATACCATCGAGGAGGATTAGTTGTTCGCGCTCCAAATGCAGATATCGCCAGAGACCCACGTTGGGGACGCACCGAAGAAAGTTATGGTGAAGATGCTTTTTTTAACGGAACGATGACCGTTGCTTTTGTAAAAGGATTGCAAGGGAATAATCCAAAATATTGGCAAACGGCTTCGTTAATGAAACACTTTTTGGCGAACAGCAATGAAGATGGAAGAACGTATACGTCATCCGATTTTGATGAACGGCTTTGGAGAGAATATTACTCCGTTCCTTTCAGAATGGGAATTATCGAAGGCGGTTCGCGTGCCTATATGGCGTCTTACAATAAAGTAAACGGAGTCCCAGCGATGGTGCATCCAATGCTGAAAAAAATCACTCAAAAAGAGTGGGCACAAAACGGAATTATTTGTACTGACGGTGGTGCTTTTCGATTATTGCTTTCGGATCATAAATATTATCCTGATTCGTATCTGGGTGCTGCAGCTGCCGTAAAAGCAGGAATCAATCAGTTTTTGGATGATTATAAAGAAGGTGTCGACGGCGCAATTTCAAAAGGCTATCTGACTGAAAAAGAAATAGACGAAGTCATCAGAGGTGATTTTCGGGTAATGATAAAACTGGGAATGTTGGATGCGACAGATTCCAATCCGTATGCGAAAATTGGAACAGGCAAAGACACAATCGACCCTTGGAAATCTGATGCTCATAAAAAGTTAGCACTGGAAGCAACCTTGAAATCAATTGTTTTATTGAAGAATGATCCAGCCAAACAGTTGTTGCCTTTGCAAAAAGAAAAACTAAAAACAGTTGCCGTAATTGGTCTTCATGCCGATGAGGTGCTTTTGGATTGGTACAGCGGAACACCTCCTTATATGATTACTCCTTTAAAGGGAATTAAAAACAAATTGGGAGATAAAGTAGAAATTTTATTCGCCAAGAATAACGCGGATGGAAAAGCAGCAACTATTGCCAAAAAAGCGGATGTAGTTATTGTGATAGTCGGGAATCATCCAGTTTGCAATGCTGGTTGGAACGATTGTCCAATTCCGAGCGAAGGCAAAGAATCTGTAGATCGTCAGTCTCTGACATTGGAACAAGAAGATTTAATTAAGATTGCATATCAAGCCAATCCCAATACGGTTGTAGCCTTAATAAGCAGTTTTCCGTATGCCATCAATTGGGCACAGGAACATATTCCTGCGATTGTGCACATGACACAAAACAGTCAGGAATTGGGAACTGCTTTGGCGGATGTTTTGTTTGGCGATTACAATCCAGCGGGAAGATTGACACAAACTTGGGTGGCAGCCATTACGGATTTACCTGATTTATTAGATTACAACATCCGCAATGGAAGAACCTACATGTATTTTCAAGGAAAACCGCTGTATGCTTTCGGTCACGGGTTGAGTTACACGAGTTTTACGTACAATACGATAACCACAAACAAGGAAACTTTAGAAAAAGACAAAAATCTAACAGTTTCGGTTTCGGTTACCAATACCGGAAAACGAGACGGGGAGGAAGTCGTTCAATTGTATGTGAAATCAATCGACTCGGCAATTCCGCAACCGATAAAAGCATTAAAATCGTTTCAAAGAATATTTTTGAAAGCAGGAGAGACCAAAACAGTTGCTCTGACTTTAAAAGCCAAAAATTTAGAATATTGGAATACAACAAAACAACAATTTGAACTCGAAAAAGGACAAATTGAAATACAGGTTGGAAGCGCTTCGGATGCAATTCTGCTGACCAAAAAAATAACGGTGAAATAA